The Planktothrix agardhii NIES-204 genomic interval TCCTCGGATTCCGTTATTTCTGAAGCTGTTTCAATTTCAGAAATTGTAATAACTTCCACAACGGTTTCTGGTTCTAAATTATTAGTTTCTGAGGATATTTCTTCTGTCACAGATTCCTGTATTTCCTCAACTATAGGATTCACCTGTTCTGTGATTATCTCCACCACTCCTTCAATCTGGGAAGTAACAATTTTTTCAAAGGGTGAAGGGGCAGGTTTTTCAACTTCTTCTACGATTTCGGGAACACTAACCGCAGTTTTTGGAGTAGAGTTCTCCTCAACAATTTTTGTTTCTAAATCCTCAAATTCAGCAAATTCATCCTTCGCCACCTTCTGATTATCTTCTACAACCGTAACGGGGGGAACAGGGGTGGGTTCCGGGGATTTCGGTTTGCTGGGGGTTTTGGGTTTTTTATTAAATAAACCCGTTAAATTACCAATAAAACTAGATAAAGTTCCAGCGAGCGCCGGGATAGATTTTTGGGTTTTAGACGTCGTTTTTGCAGTCTTGACCTTGGGAGTAACTGGGGGTTTGTCAGCTTTAACCTTGGGTGTTTTTACCGGGGTATCCGAAGTTAAGGGAGTTACTGATGGTGTTTCTTCGACTTCAGGAAGATTCTGTCCTTCGGTTATAGGGGGAAGCGGAGGTTCCTCTACAATTTCTGAGGATGGGGAAATAACTTCTGGTTCGGGTTGTTCCTGTGTTTCTACTGGGGTTTGAGCAACCACTGGGTTATTCTCAAAGACGGGTTCGGGAGTAGTAACAATATCCCGTACAGGTTCAGGAAAAATTACCGGAGACTGAACACCAATCAAACCGTTAACTCGTTTTTTCACCTTCGCCGGAATCGGGGTTTTTTCTGTGGCGGGGGTTGCTGTTCGTCGTAGGGTCAGAACTTCCCATCCAAACCAAATCAACAGGGACACACTCGCCACCTGACCTAATAGTACGGCTCCGGTAATTCGTCCCGCACAGGCCCACAGAATCAAGCCATAGAACAATCCAACTCCACTCCAGACGAAATCACTTTTCCGGTGAACTTCTGGAAAGAAGAAGGCGGCTAGATAAAGGCCAAAACTTGCTAAACCCACTGCAATCGCTAGAATATATGCCAGCATTTTTCCTTCTCACTCTATCAAAAAACCTCTATTGCGTTATTTTACCGTTAACGGTTGACGGTTAGCCGTTGAGGTGTTGACGATTTGTGATTCAGATCAGAATTTGATGTGAATTTTATCACCTATCAACATTGTAGGGAATCATACGGAAAAGAAACATCGTCTTATTAATATAGATATATCTACCATAGAAGGGTGCGGCTAGAAGTTTTTTGATTGGGGAGTTGATTATGTTAGAAAAATTATTGTTGGCTGCTTTTATTACGTTGTCTCTGCATTTGCAAGTCAGTCTTAACTGGTTCGGCTATAAACCATTATTCTCAATGGGAGTAGCCTCTCAAATGCAAATGGAAAAAATTGTTTTGTCTCAAGACGTGATCAAATAAATTCGATTAACTCAGGCTATTTTGGGAAACCAATCATCCTTCTATCCCGTAGATGGAGGTTCCCTAAAAATTGATTTCTCTTTGATGAAACTTTTCTCATCAAGATTTAATTTATAATTTATCCTAAATTGTCATAATAAAAGTGCCTGCGTCGCGTTTCATCCCACGGCTGAAGCCAGTGGGCTTTCACGCTCCCACCCTGGCTTTGTAAAATTAAAACGGGGGTTTAATCCAGTAAATCCGCCTAATAATCGAGGCGCAATACCATTTTTTATAATTTGATCCACAATAATTGCTGTAATTAAAACTTTTACCCCTAACCAAATACTATTTAAAGCAACTAAAAAACGGAAGAAATTCTCTTGGTTTTGATTAATTTATCTGATTGTCACTGAGGGTTGAGACTGCGACCAAGCTGGATGGGAGAGTAGGGCTTCGATGACTCTAACGCCCCGTAACTGATTAGATAGGGGAAGATGACCCTTTGGGGCGGTTAAATCCCAGGTAAATCCTTGGGGGTAGCGTGTCCAATTGCGACCCGTGCGCCAGCCAATTTTAGGCCATAATTTATCCCAATTTTTATTCACACCCAGCCAAAGTTCTCGCTGGACAGAATAGCCGAATTTACCCTCGGAATGGATACACCAAAGGCTATCAATGGTTTGTAAATCCGTAATCGGGAATCGTTCAATTTCGGAAAAATAAAGCCACTTTCTTTGTACCGCAGAACTTCCAGCTAATTCACAAAGTTTTTGTACGCTTAATTTATCCGCTTCTAAAAAGTCTTGTTGGGCGAGTAAGGTTTGTAGGGGAATATAATCAATTCCGGTATCGGATTTTAAGGGAACAATTCCCGTAGGAAAATGAAGTTTTAAAAAATGACTCACTTTTTCGGAAGTGGGAATAGCGGTATATAAAATTTGATAAACTTTACCGTTAATTAAACTAAAGGGATTAGATTGTTGTTTTAATAAAAATTCCATTAACACTTCCCAAACCGTTTCCCCACCTTGGGTTAATGTTTCTAATAGTTGGAATTGAGCCTTTGCTGAGGCACTAAAAAGCCCAGAGCGCAATTCATCTGCACTCATGGCATAGTTCTCTTGGGGGGAAGTGGTCAGGTCAGTCATGGGGCGTGGCATTAGGTAATTGGGGTTGAGCATGGCATTCTTCACCTTGACTATTGTACAAGGATCGGTCAATAGTTAACCGTTGAGAATCCTTTGAATTAGGGCGCTGGTGGAGGAGGGGACTTCAATATTAATGAAGGCAACTTGACCCCCATAGGCTTGTACAATCGGGGCTTCTGGCAAGGTTTCTAAGGTATAGTCTCCACCTTTAACATAAATATCGGGTTTCAGGGTTTGGATGAGATAATCGGCGGTGGTTTCGGAAAAAATTACTACCCCATCAATGGGCTTCAGACTAGCTAAGACTTCAGCCCGTTGTGCTTCTGGGACGATGGGGCGGGGAGGATGTCCGGGTTTTTGAGGTTTCAGGGTTTGGACAGATGAATCGCTATTTAATCCGACCACCAGTGATCGTCCTAATGCCTTAGCTGCCTGTAAATAGCGAACATGACCCGCATGAATTAAATCAAAACAACCATTGGTAAAAACCAGGGGACGCCATCGTTGAGGATTCAAGGTGATGTCTTCTTGTAATTCGGTTAAGGTGTAAAGATAAGCAGTCATTCCAGTTAATTGGGGAGGAAGAAATTTATTTAAGTCAGTCTATCCAGAGGTCTGAACCGATTAGAATTGTAACGTTTGTTGATCTTTAATCTCGAATATTTCCGAACCAGCCCTACAAACTTAGGGTTAGGGAATATATCAACAAGCCCAAATCGAGATCATAACTTAGTTTACGGATCATTTAATGAAAGCTACTTCTAGCCGTCAATTTTCTTCTACAACCTCTCTCATCTTGAAACTGGTTGGAGTAATTTTAATTTTCTCGTCCCTAGTGGATTTTCTGGTAATTTTGATTCCGCCCAATTTTCTTAACCGAGGCTGGCAAATTAGCGTTACCAGTGATTTAGTAGATCGAGGTATTGTCCCGATGGTGGGAATGACCTTAGTCTTTATTGCTTTTTGGATGGATGCCGCCACCGAAGGGAATATCAAGCCAGCTAAACCCTTTGCGAGTTTAAGATTTTGGATAGCATTGCTGGCGAGTTTATTCGGGTTATTGTATCTTTTACTATTTCCTTTGCATCTCAATAATACCCGTTTAGCCAGAGCCGAGGCCCTCGCAGAAATTAATCAACAAGCTACTCAAGCTCAAACTCAACTGGAAAGTCAACTCGGAAGTCCCGAATTTCAGCAGCAAATTCAACAGAAAAAAACCCAGCTTAAAGATCAATTTGCCGGGTTAGCACAAAATCCCGAAGCTCTGAATCAAGCCCTTGCCAACCCGAATCTTCCTAACGAAGTTAGACAAATCTTAGAACAGTCTAAATCGAATCCCAAGGCTGTTGAGGAGTTTTTGAATCAACAGGCGGATAATTTACCTACACAATTGTTAGGTCAAATTCGCGATCGCAAACAAGAACTGGAAAAACAAGCTAAAACTCAGTCCTTAAAATCGAGTTTGAGAACAGGAATTAGTAGTTTATTATTAGCGATTGGCTATATTACTCTAGGTTGGACAGGGCTCAAAGGTTTAGGAATTTTACGCGGTGCAAATCGTCGTAAAACACCAACCGCTTAACAGTTATCAGTTATCAGTTATCAGTTATCAGTTATCAGTTATCAGTGGAAGAAATAAAATCTTGATTTTATTGATTCTATAACCCAAAACCCAAAACCCATTACCTATTACCCATTACCTATTCCTCCTTCCCTGTTATAACTTTAATTATCCTTCATGTTTTCAATTTATATTCTCACCGCAAACGAAGAAATTGATATTGCGGATTGTATTGAGTCTGCATTATTATCAGATGATGTGATTGTGGTGGATTCTTTGAGCCAAGATCGCACCGTTGAAATTGCCCAACAATATCCAGTTAGGGTGTTACAACATCGTTTTGAAAGTCACGGAAAACAGCGCACATGGATGTTACAGGAAATTCCGACCAAACACGATTGGGTCTACATTTTAGAAGCCGATGAACGGATGACTCCTGAATTGTTTACAGAATGTTTACAGGCGATTCAAAGTGATGATTATATTGGATATTATGTTGCCGAAAGAGTGATATTTTTGGGAAATTGGATTCGACGCAGTACCCAATATCCTCGGTATCAAATGCGTCTATTTCACAAGGATAAAGTTTGGTTTACCGATTATGGTCATACGGAACGGGAAGTTTGTGATGGCTCGACGGGATTTATTCGAGAAACCTATCCCCATTATACCTGTAGTAAAGGGTTATCCCGTTGGATTGATAAACATAATCGTTACTCAACGGATGAAGCAGTAGAAACCCTGCGACAGTTACAGACGGGAACTGTGAATTGGAAGGATTTATTATTAGGAAGTTCGGAAGTTGAACGACGACGAGCCTTAAAAGATTTATCCTTACGTTTACCGTTTAGACCTCTGATTCGCTTTGTTTATATGTACTTTTTATTGGGAGGATTTTTAGACGGTCGTTCTGGGTTTTCTTGGTGTATTTTACAAGCCTTCTATGAATATTTGATTCTACTTAAAGTTTGGGAAGTTGAAAATTCTCCTCAACTGTATGATCTGGGTTTAGAGACTTCAAAAAAAGTCGAGTCCCAGAACGTTATCTCCAATCTGGGAACATCAGACTCTTAGTTTTTATTTCATGCTTCAGGGCGCTTTTATCGGTTGATATTTCTTTTCTGTATCATCAAAAATTAAAGAATTAATGTGGGTTTTAACATAAGATTTATTTGTAATTATTGATTAGGCTGAATTGCTATTTAGCAAATTATCATATATCGGTTTTTATTCCTATAAAAAGCCCCACCTGACGAATCAGGCAGGGTGTTTAATTAACAATCTAAGCAGTGATTAGACATCTAGGTGAAACCCTAGTCTAAATCAGGCATAGAAAGTACAGCTTCCGATTTCCGGTCAATGCCTTTCTCGAAGCCAGCCACCGCAGCCCGGGCGCGACCGGCGTGCCAGAGGTGACCAATCAAGAAGAAGAAACCCACGATGAAGTGGAAACCAGCCAACCAAGCCCGGGGGTTAACATAGTTAAACCCTTGAGCTTCGGTAATAATCCCACCCACGGAGTTAATCGAACCGTTAGGGGCGTGGGTCATGTACTCAGAAGCCCGACGAATTTGCCAAGGTTGGATATCGTTTTTCAGCTTGTTGAGGTCAAGACCATTAGGCCCACGCAGAGGCTCTAACCAAGGGCCACGGAAATCCCAGAAGCGCATGGTTTCACCACCAAAGATGATTTCCCCAGTCGGAGAACGCATCAGGTATTTACCCAGACCTGTCGGGCCTTGGGCCGAACCAATATTCGCACCCAGTTTTTGGTCACGGACTAAGAACACAAAGGACTGAGACTGAGAAGATTCAGCGTTTGTGGGGCCGTAGAACTCACTGGGATAAGCGGTATTATTAAACCAAACATAGGAAGCAGCGATAAAGCCCATCAAAGACAGAGCGCCTAAACTGTAAGACAGATAAGCCTCTCCAGACCAGATGAAAGCCCGACGCGCCCAGCCAAAGGGTTTGGTTAGGATGTGCCAGATACCACCGGAAATGCAGATCAGACCAATCCAGATGTGACCGCCGATGATGTCTTCCATGTTGTCAACACCGATGATCCAGCCTTCTCCCCCAAACGGAGCTTTAACTAAATAGCCAAAGATCGCGGCCGGGTTCAAAGTCGGATTGGCAATCACACGGACATCGCCACCACCTGGGGCCCAAGTGTCATAGACACCCCCAAAGAACATGGCTTTGAACACTAACAGGAAAGCCCCCAGACCCAATATAATCAGGTGATACCCGATAATATTGGTCATTTGGTTTTTGTCTTTCCAGTCATAACCAAAGAAAGAAGAATATTCTTCTAAAATTTCAGGGCCACGGACGGCATGATAAATACCGCCTAAACCCAAAACCGCAGAGGAAATTAAGTGCAGAACCCCAATCACGAAGTAGGGGAAGATATCAATCACTTCACCACCAGGGCCCACACCCCAACCGAGGGTAGCCATGTGGGGGATCAGGATCAAACCCTGTTCATACATGGGCTTTTCGGGAACGAAGTGAGCCACTTCAAACAGTGTCATCGCCCCAGCCCAGAACACGATCAAACCAGCGTGAGCAACGTGAGCGCCCAGCAACTTACCAGACAAATTAATCAAACGGGCATTACCTGACCACCAGGCGAATCCAGTGGATTCTAGGTCACGGCCGCCGACATAAGAAGTATTAGAGAGCGTTACCACGCGGTAATACCTCCTCAGGGAAAATAAAGTTTTCGTGGGGTTGATCCGCAGGAGCCATCCAAGCCCGCAGACCTTCATTTAACAGAATGTTCTTAGTATAGAACGTTTCAAATTCAGGATCTTCGGCCGCCCGTAACTCTTGGGAAACGAAATCATAAGCCCGTAGGTTCAGAGCTAAACCAACAATGCCGATAGAACTCATCCACAGACCCGTGACCGGCACGAATAACATGAAAAAGTGTAACCAACGTTTGTTAGAAAAAGCAATCCCGAAAATTTGTGACCAAAAACGGTTGGCGGTCACCATCGAATAGGTTTCTTCAGCTTGAGTCGGTTCAAAAGCCCGGAAAGTATTGGCTGTATCTCCATCTTCAAACAGAGTATTTTCCACCGTCGCTCCGTGAATAGCGCACAATAGCGCACCACCCAAAATTCCCGCCACTCCCATCATGTGGAAGGGGTTCAGCGTCCAGTTATGGAAGCCTTGTAGGAACAGAATAAACCGGAAGATTCCGGCTACCCCAAAGCTAGGGCCAAAAAACCAACTGGACTGACCCAAGGGGTACATCAGAAATACACTGACAAATACCGCAATTGGGCCAGTAAAGGCGATCGCATTATAGGGACGAATGCCGACTAAACGAGCAATTTCCAACTGACGCAGACAAAAGCCGATCAGCGCGAAAGCACCGTGCAGAGCCACAAAAGCCCATAAACCGCCCAGTTGACACCAACGGGTGAAGTCCCACTGAGCTTCCGGCCCCCAGAGGAACAGTAAGGAATGTCCTAAACTGTTAGCGGGACTACTGACGGCGGCTGTTATAAAGTTGCAGCCTTCTAAATAAGAGCTTGCTAAACCGTGGGTGTACCAGGAAGTTACAAAGGTTGTTCCGGTTAACCAGCCACCGAGGGCTAGATAAGCGCAGGGGAACAATAGAACTCCTGACCAACCCACGAAGACAAAGCGATCGCGTTTGAGCCAGTCGTCGAGGACGTCAAAGACGCCTCTTTCAACCTGCGGCCTTTCGACTGCTATAGTCATTTGGTGAACGATCCTCTTGGGTTTATCAAAAACATTATCCTTTGTGAAGTACCCAGCAATCAATCGGAATCTCGATTTTTGTTTGGGCTAACCTTCTCAGTTGCTTAACCTTTTGTGGGAATACTTCCGAACGGAGTTCGGAGGAAGGTCTGACAAAGCAGTTTCTATCCCTTGCGGTATAAACTGTTCAGCAATTGGTCGGATGCTTATAGCTTACCACTTTTTCCCTCGTCTAATCGGGGGGACATTTAGCGGTAGACTCTTAAGCAAGTTAACATAACTATATATTACAGTTAACAATTTTTGCAAAGGTGTTGACTGTAAAAATTCAC includes:
- a CDS encoding glycosyl transferase family protein, translated to MFSIYILTANEEIDIADCIESALLSDDVIVVDSLSQDRTVEIAQQYPVRVLQHRFESHGKQRTWMLQEIPTKHDWVYILEADERMTPELFTECLQAIQSDDYIGYYVAERVIFLGNWIRRSTQYPRYQMRLFHKDKVWFTDYGHTEREVCDGSTGFIRETYPHYTCSKGLSRWIDKHNRYSTDEAVETLRQLQTGTVNWKDLLLGSSEVERRRALKDLSLRLPFRPLIRFVYMYFLLGGFLDGRSGFSWCILQAFYEYLILLKVWEVENSPQLYDLGLETSKKVESQNVISNLGTSDS
- the psbDII_1 gene encoding photosystem II reaction center D2 protein, which produces MTIAVERPQVERGVFDVLDDWLKRDRFVFVGWSGVLLFPCAYLALGGWLTGTTFVTSWYTHGLASSYLEGCNFITAAVSSPANSLGHSLLFLWGPEAQWDFTRWCQLGGLWAFVALHGAFALIGFCLRQLEIARLVGIRPYNAIAFTGPIAVFVSVFLMYPLGQSSWFFGPSFGVAGIFRFILFLQGFHNWTLNPFHMMGVAGILGGALLCAIHGATVENTLFEDGDTANTFRAFEPTQAEETYSMVTANRFWSQIFGIAFSNKRWLHFFMLFVPVTGLWMSSIGIVGLALNLRAYDFVSQELRAAEDPEFETFYTKNILLNEGLRAWMAPADQPHENFIFPEEVLPRGNAL
- a CDS encoding GUN4-like protein; translated protein: MTDLTTSPQENYAMSADELRSGLFSASAKAQFQLLETLTQGGETVWEVLMEFLLKQQSNPFSLINGKVYQILYTAIPTSEKVSHFLKLHFPTGIVPLKSDTGIDYIPLQTLLAQQDFLEADKLSVQKLCELAGSSAVQRKWLYFSEIERFPITDLQTIDSLWCIHSEGKFGYSVQRELWLGVNKNWDKLWPKIGWRTGRNWTRYPQGFTWDLTAPKGHLPLSNQLRGVRVIEALLSHPAWSQSQPSVTIR
- a CDS encoding rfaE bifunctional protein gives rise to the protein MTAYLYTLTELQEDITLNPQRWRPLVFTNGCFDLIHAGHVRYLQAAKALGRSLVVGLNSDSSVQTLKPQKPGHPPRPIVPEAQRAEVLASLKPIDGVVIFSETTADYLIQTLKPDIYVKGGDYTLETLPEAPIVQAYGGQVAFINIEVPSSTSALIQRILNG
- a CDS encoding photosystem II 44 kDa subunit reaction center protein, which gives rise to MVTLSNTSYVGGRDLESTGFAWWSGNARLINLSGKLLGAHVAHAGLIVFWAGAMTLFEVAHFVPEKPMYEQGLILIPHMATLGWGVGPGGEVIDIFPYFVIGVLHLISSAVLGLGGIYHAVRGPEILEEYSSFFGYDWKDKNQMTNIIGYHLIILGLGAFLLVFKAMFFGGVYDTWAPGGGDVRVIANPTLNPAAIFGYLVKAPFGGEGWIIGVDNMEDIIGGHIWIGLICISGGIWHILTKPFGWARRAFIWSGEAYLSYSLGALSLMGFIAASYVWFNNTAYPSEFYGPTNAESSQSQSFVFLVRDQKLGANIGSAQGPTGLGKYLMRSPTGEIIFGGETMRFWDFRGPWLEPLRGPNGLDLNKLKNDIQPWQIRRASEYMTHAPNGSINSVGGIITEAQGFNYVNPRAWLAGFHFIVGFFFLIGHLWHAGRARAAVAGFEKGIDRKSEAVLSMPDLD